TGGCCGGCTTGCGCCAGCGCGGTGCCATGGCCGGCAGGAAGACCAGCAGCAACGCCCCGTACGCGACGAACGAGCCGAGCGCGTGCCCGCTGGGGAAGCTGTTGCCCGGGGCGTGGGTGATCGGCACGTCCACGACCGGGCGGAGCCGCCCGACCAGCGCCTTCAGGGACGGGTCGAGGATCAGCCCGCCGACGCCGGTGACGATCAGGTAGACCGCCAGCCGGGACTGCCGGCGGATGAGCAGGCTGACCACGGCGATGGTGACCAGCCAGATCAGCACCGGCCGGCCGCCCAGGTCGGTGATCGCCTCGAGCACCGTGACCAGCGCGTGGTGCGGCGCCACGAGGCCGTTGAACCACTCCGCCGCCTCATGGTCGGCGTGGTAGAGCGGGCCCCAGTGGAACCGGACGAGCATGAGCAGCACGCCGAACGCGACGCCGGCACCCGCCACGGCGAGCAGCCCGGCGACGCTCCGCTCGGCGAAACGGCCGAGCGGGCGGCGCATCGCCTCCTTGACCGCGGTCACCTCGCACCCCCTTTGTCCTCTGCGAGGCGCGCTGTACCCGATTCCGGCCGCGCGTACACGCCGGCGGGTCGTCAGAGGGCGGTCATCTCGCCGGTGTCGAGCGTCTCCTCGCGCTCGGCGTCGGGCTCCCAGAGGTCGGGCTGGGCCGGCTCCTCCACGCCGATCCGCATGGCCTCCAGCTGGGCGGCGAAGGCCAGCCCGCCGAAGAGCGCCATCCCGGTCAGGTTGGCCCACAGCAACAGGGCCATCATGCCGGTCAGCGCCCCGTAGGTCTGCCCGAATCCGCCGCTGTACTTGACGTACCCGGCGAGCAGCAGGCTGGCCAGCCACCACAGCGCGGTGGCGATCCCGGCGCCGAAGAAGAGCCAGGACAGGCCGGGCTGCTTGCGCCGGGGCGCGTGCCGGAACAGCACCGCCACGGCCAGCACGGTCAGCCCGAGGCTGAGCGGCCAGCGCACCACGTCCCAGGCGGCGTTGGCGAAGCCGCCCCACTCGTAGTGGCGCTGCACCGAGTCGCCCATCGCCCGGCCGCCCACCAGGATCAGGAACCCGGTCAGCGCCGGCACGCCGGCGGTCACCGCGAGGACGGCCGCGCGGACGTACTTGGCCAGGGCGGGCCGGTCCCGCTCGACGCCGTAGATGCGGTTCGCGCCCCGCTCGATCTGGGCCATGGTGGTGGTGAGCGCGACCAACCCGGTCAGCAGGCCGAGGGTCAGCGCCAGCTCCCCGGCCCGCTCGGTGCGCTCGCCGTCGGCGAGCAGCTCCTGCACCACCGACTCGCTC
This sequence is a window from Micromonospora sp. NBRC 110009. Protein-coding genes within it:
- a CDS encoding YihY/virulence factor BrkB family protein, with the protein product MSSTKLVPETRLMAEEELSADDAWHTLRRLGGWCLLRDAFIRFRYGDGFSHSRAFALQLCLAVVPFLIALTGLITDLGADEGGKVVADTVLALTPGQSESVVQELLADGERTERAGELALTLGLLTGLVALTTTMAQIERGANRIYGVERDRPALAKYVRAAVLAVTAGVPALTGFLILVGGRAMGDSVQRHYEWGGFANAAWDVVRWPLSLGLTVLAVAVLFRHAPRRKQPGLSWLFFGAGIATALWWLASLLLAGYVKYSGGFGQTYGALTGMMALLLWANLTGMALFGGLAFAAQLEAMRIGVEEPAQPDLWEPDAEREETLDTGEMTAL